AGCGGCGTCGGCATCCCAGACAGGACACCCCTCTTCGTTAAAGAGGCGGGCAGTGGTTGATTTGCCCATTCCGATGGAACCGGTCAGGCCAATCAGAATGGTCATCGCAAGACTGCGGCGCGGGCGGCGCTATCCACATTGGGGCGGACGCCAAACCAACGCTCGAATGCGGGAACCGCCTGATGCAGAAGCATGCCCAAACCGTCAACGGTGACGCAGCCCATTTTTTCGGCCTCGATCAGGAACTGGGTCTTGAGGGGTGCGTAGACGAGATCTGTGACCAACGCGCCGCGCCGCAAGCCATCAAGCGGCACGCGCAGGGGCGGCTTGCCCAACATACCAAGGGACGTGGTGTTGACGACGGTCGTCGCCTCTTCCATCATATTGCCGGCCTGTACCCAATCGACCACGGTCAGACGCTTGCCAAATTCGGATTGCAACGCTTCGGCGCGGATGCGGGTGCGGTTGGAAATGAAGATTTCCGGCACGCCAACATCGAGAAGTGACGCCACCACCGCACGCGCAGCACCGCCGGCACCGAGGACAGCAGCGGGGCCCAACTCTGGCTGCCACGTGGGGGCGTTTTGGCGGAGGTTCTGAATGAACCCATAGCCGTCGGTGTTATCGGCGTGAAGTTTGCCATCTTTGCGGAAGATGAGCGTATTGGCTGCGCCAATCAGAGTGGCGCGATCTGTTACAAGATCGGCCAAGGCCAATGCGCGTTCCTTGTGCGGGACGGTGATATTGACGCCAACGAAGCCCATTTTTGGCAATGTTTGTAACACATCAGCCAGATTATCAGCGCTGACATCCATCGGAATATAATGGCCTGCAATACCGTTGGTCTTGAGCCAGTGCCCATGCAATTGCGGCGATTTCGAATGCGCGATAGGCGATCCAATGACGCCCGCCAGTGGGATTCTGGCAAGGGGCTGTTTGTCATCGCTCATTGTTGCAGGTCTCCTCGGAGGGTGAGAAAGGACAAAAGATCGAGCAGCGGCAAGCCGAGCACCGTAAAATAATCACCATCCACGCGAGAGAACAAGCGCACGCCTTCTGCTTCGAGCTTGTAAGCCCCAACGCTCACGGAAATGTCAGGCCAGTTTCGGGCAAGATACCCCTCGAGCCAGTCGTCAGAAAAGGGGCGGACCGTCATGCGCGCCATACCGATATGACGCCAGAGCGGACGACCCCCCTGACAGATCACCACCGCTGAGAGAAGATCATGGCGTTTGCCACGCATGGCGGAGAGCTGTGCGCGGGCCTGATCCATGGTTTCTGGCTTGGATAGAAGCGCTCCTTCAAGATCGAGCACTTGATCGCAGCCAATGACAAGCGCTGCGGGATGGCGGGCGCTGATCTTGGTGGCCTTGAGCTCTGCCAATGCATCGGCGATGTCGCGCGGCTTGGCGTCTTCGGCCAGAAGGGCGGCGCGCACGCTTTCTTCGTCGACGCGGGGTGTGACCGCCTCAAAGGTAAGACCGGCGTTTCGCAAGAGGCTCTGGCGGATAGAAGAGCCGGAGGCGAGAATGATGGGGGCGTTCATGTGGATAACCTGCGGAACAACATGCAGGACTGTTTAGGAATAATCCCGGGAGAAATCCATCCCATGCAGCAGTGCGGGGACAACTCTGAATTTCAGGAAGGATCTGAGGTGAGTCATCCTCTGTGGGAAAGAACAACTTTGGTGTGAGGACAATGTTTGATTGGCCGAGTTATCCCAAGGACACGGCGATACCACAACTTGGGGGAGTTTAGTGTAACCTATTGCGGTTATGAGATGTTTTGACGGTCTCATCGTGAAAACAACAGAGGCTTGAAAAACCGTCAACAGTGTTGTCCCCATGGGGATGATCCTGTGGGTAGCGATTTAATCCACAGGTTCGGCGTGCCCTACTTCACACAACATCCTTTCTTATCTCTTTCTAAATATTTAAGAAGAACAGGGTTGGATCGGAGAATTGCATGAGTGACGTCTTGAGTGTGGCTTATCCTTGGATCAAGGCGCTGCATATTATGTCTGTGATCGCCTGGATGGCGGGGTTGTTCTATCTGCCGCGGCTGTTTGTCTATCACACGGAACAGTCCGAGCCGGGGGATAGCCGGGACAGTGTTTTTCAAGTCATGGAATACAAGCTTTTGCGGTATATCATGCAGCCGTCGATGATCGCGACCTGGGGTTTTGGCCTGTTGCTGGTGATGACACCGGGTATTGTCGATTGGGGATCTGTTTGGCCCTATGCAAAATTGGCGGGCGTCGTCGTCATGACGTGGTTTCACATGTGGCTGAGCGCGCGGCGCAAGGAATTTGCCCGAGGGGCCAATACGCGCACCGGCAGACAGCATCGGATTATGAATGAGGTGCCGACACTGGCGATGGTGGTGATCGTGCTTGCTGTCGTGGTCAAGTTCTGAGCCGGATTGACGCGGCGGGCCCTCTTGCTTATGTAAGCGCTGGGCCGCTGTTCTGGTGGCTGTCAAATTCCCGTATCTGACCATAGGCCGCATCCGAAATCGGGTGTCACCAGAGGATTTCCCATGTCCGAAGACCGTTTGAACCTGTCCGACCTCAAAGCGCTGAGCGCCAAGGAGTTGTTGACGATCGCCGAAGAGCTGGAAATCGAGAATGCCTCGACCATGCGCAAGGGCGAGATGATGTTCTCAATCCTCAAAGAGCGGGCCGAGGAGGATTGGACGGTTTACGGCGACGGTGTGCTCGAAGTTCTGCAGGACGGGTTTGGGTTCCTGCGGTCACCGGAGGCCAATTATCTGCCCGGTCCGGACGATATTTATGTCTCGCCTGACATGATCCGACAGTATTCGTTGCGCACTGGCGATACGATCGAAGGGCAGATGAAGCAGCCTGATGAGACGGAGCGGTATTTTGCGCTAACCTCGGTTACACAGATCAACTTTGAGGACCCTGAGCGGGCGCGGCACAAGATTGCGTTTGATAACCTGACGCCGCTCTATCCTGATGAGCGGTTCAAGATGGA
The nucleotide sequence above comes from Roseovarius mucosus. Encoded proteins:
- a CDS encoding shikimate dehydrogenase; amino-acid sequence: MSDDKQPLARIPLAGVIGSPIAHSKSPQLHGHWLKTNGIAGHYIPMDVSADNLADVLQTLPKMGFVGVNITVPHKERALALADLVTDRATLIGAANTLIFRKDGKLHADNTDGYGFIQNLRQNAPTWQPELGPAAVLGAGGAARAVVASLLDVGVPEIFISNRTRIRAEALQSEFGKRLTVVDWVQAGNMMEEATTVVNTTSLGMLGKPPLRVPLDGLRRGALVTDLVYAPLKTQFLIEAEKMGCVTVDGLGMLLHQAVPAFERWFGVRPNVDSAARAAVLR
- a CDS encoding Maf family protein; translation: MNAPIILASGSSIRQSLLRNAGLTFEAVTPRVDEESVRAALLAEDAKPRDIADALAELKATKISARHPAALVIGCDQVLDLEGALLSKPETMDQARAQLSAMRGKRHDLLSAVVICQGGRPLWRHIGMARMTVRPFSDDWLEGYLARNWPDISVSVGAYKLEAEGVRLFSRVDGDYFTVLGLPLLDLLSFLTLRGDLQQ
- the hemJ gene encoding protoporphyrinogen oxidase HemJ, whose product is MSDVLSVAYPWIKALHIMSVIAWMAGLFYLPRLFVYHTEQSEPGDSRDSVFQVMEYKLLRYIMQPSMIATWGFGLLLVMTPGIVDWGSVWPYAKLAGVVVMTWFHMWLSARRKEFARGANTRTGRQHRIMNEVPTLAMVVIVLAVVVKF